A single region of the Mannheimia bovis genome encodes:
- the pgsA gene encoding CDP-diacylglycerol--glycerol-3-phosphate 3-phosphatidyltransferase encodes MKLNFPTFLTLFRVGMIPLFIVAFYLPTKYAPEIATLIFFIASITDAFDGYLARKWNQTTRLGAFLDPVADKVLVAVAFVCVAEHYHTWWVTIPICIMIAREIIISALREWMAELGERASVAVSIWGKVKTTAQMLALGGMIWRQSEAMEILAFILLYIAAGLTIWSMLQYLSASKGSLLKS; translated from the coding sequence ATGAAGCTTAATTTCCCAACTTTTTTAACTTTATTTCGTGTCGGAATGATACCACTTTTTATTGTGGCGTTTTATCTGCCGACTAAATATGCCCCTGAAATTGCTACCTTGATATTTTTTATTGCTTCTATTACTGATGCGTTTGATGGCTATTTAGCCCGTAAATGGAACCAAACAACGAGACTTGGGGCATTTTTAGACCCTGTCGCAGATAAAGTCCTGGTTGCAGTTGCTTTTGTTTGTGTAGCGGAGCATTACCATACTTGGTGGGTTACTATTCCAATTTGCATTATGATTGCCAGAGAGATTATTATTTCTGCATTGCGTGAATGGATGGCAGAGCTCGGTGAGAGAGCAAGCGTTGCCGTTTCAATTTGGGGAAAAGTAAAAACAACCGCTCAAATGTTAGCCTTAGGCGGAATGATTTGGCGACAAAGTGAAGCAATGGAAATTTTAGCCTTTATTCTACTTTATATTGCGGCAGGTTTAACTATTTGGTCGATGTTGCAATATTTGAGTGCTTCAAAAGGCAGCTTGTTGAAGTCGTAA
- the dnaX gene encoding DNA polymerase III subunit gamma/tau, with amino-acid sequence MSYQVLARKWRPQRFSEVVGQQHVLSALENSLREDRLHHAYLFSGTRGVGKTSIARLFAKGLNCENGITAEPCGECANCKAIEEGHFIDLIEIDAASRTKVEDTRELLDNVQYKPTVGRFKVYLIDEVHMLSRHSFNALLKTLEEPPEYVKFLLATTDPQKLPITILSRCMQFHLRALEQSQITNHLEFILNAESIPYETLAIEKLAKAAHGSIRDSLSLTDQAIAMSNANITLDAVSQMLGLIDDNQPLELVQAIAQADGEKAMAIIEQIAAKGVDWQQLLSDIAETLHKIAMLQLVKTTAAEETLIHFLAKQMPPEDVQFFYQLILNSKKELPFAPEQRAGVEMAILRALAFHPKQAERMATMVIPTVSAVPQTNVVTNTQPKPQNQIAQLRETLEKNQQKSVVASQTTQAPTVAPIMPKEENTTTFSPAMAALEARKKLQQQQADLTQAEKKKPELKTPQFIAKKSENSTASLQERFIQFAENQQQTAHQSVSKVENTPKSIDDEDYRWTWLNPELENQADSAKPSDIKQAILQERTPELVAKTIDLSCQQDKWCEIANSLNLGGFSRQIALNSYLDKLADNHLSLVLKPNMAHLDNVESRKNLEVALTEKGYSYDLSIGDNADKQTPLEIRRAIFKQLTEAAKSALLNDEKLMLLRNAFDAQIDESTIRAVAQSE; translated from the coding sequence ATGAGTTATCAGGTTCTAGCCCGCAAATGGAGACCTCAACGCTTCTCTGAAGTCGTTGGGCAACAGCACGTTTTATCTGCTCTTGAAAACAGTTTAAGAGAAGATAGGCTTCATCACGCCTATCTGTTTTCAGGCACTCGAGGCGTGGGAAAAACCTCCATTGCCCGCCTTTTTGCAAAAGGGCTAAACTGCGAAAATGGCATTACTGCTGAACCTTGTGGAGAATGTGCCAATTGCAAAGCAATCGAAGAAGGGCATTTTATCGATCTGATTGAGATCGATGCAGCCTCTCGCACCAAAGTGGAAGATACCCGAGAGCTACTTGATAACGTACAATACAAACCAACCGTTGGGCGTTTTAAGGTTTACCTGATTGACGAAGTGCATATGCTCTCTCGCCACAGTTTCAATGCGTTACTCAAAACCCTTGAGGAACCCCCTGAATACGTTAAATTCCTTTTAGCCACAACCGATCCGCAAAAGTTGCCGATCACAATTTTATCACGTTGTATGCAATTCCATTTGCGTGCATTGGAACAATCACAAATTACCAACCATTTAGAGTTTATTCTTAATGCAGAAAGCATACCTTATGAAACGCTTGCGATCGAAAAATTAGCGAAAGCGGCTCACGGCAGTATTCGCGATTCACTCAGTCTCACTGATCAAGCTATCGCAATGAGTAACGCCAATATTACTCTCGATGCGGTAAGCCAAATGTTAGGGCTCATTGATGACAATCAGCCATTAGAATTAGTGCAAGCAATCGCCCAAGCTGATGGCGAAAAAGCAATGGCAATCATTGAGCAAATTGCCGCTAAAGGAGTAGATTGGCAACAATTACTGAGTGATATTGCAGAAACATTGCACAAAATTGCGATGTTACAATTAGTCAAAACTACCGCCGCAGAAGAAACGCTCATTCATTTTCTGGCAAAACAGATGCCACCTGAAGATGTGCAGTTTTTCTATCAACTTATCCTTAACAGCAAAAAAGAGCTACCTTTTGCACCCGAGCAACGTGCCGGTGTGGAAATGGCGATACTGCGTGCATTAGCTTTCCACCCAAAACAGGCGGAAAGAATGGCAACTATGGTCATTCCAACGGTATCTGCCGTTCCGCAAACTAATGTGGTTACAAATACTCAGCCGAAGCCACAAAATCAAATTGCTCAACTAAGAGAAACCTTAGAGAAAAATCAGCAAAAATCGGTAGTGGCTTCACAAACGACACAAGCACCAACTGTAGCTCCTATAATGCCTAAAGAAGAAAATACCACTACGTTTTCTCCGGCAATGGCTGCACTTGAAGCCCGCAAAAAATTACAGCAACAGCAAGCTGATTTAACTCAAGCCGAAAAAAAAAAGCCTGAGTTAAAAACGCCTCAATTTATTGCAAAAAAATCGGAAAATTCGACCGCTTCATTACAAGAACGATTTATCCAATTTGCAGAAAATCAACAGCAAACGGCACATCAATCCGTTTCAAAAGTAGAAAACACGCCTAAAAGCATAGACGATGAAGATTACCGTTGGACTTGGCTCAACCCTGAATTAGAAAACCAAGCAGACAGTGCCAAACCGTCGGATATTAAGCAAGCTATTTTGCAAGAACGTACACCAGAACTAGTGGCAAAAACCATTGATTTATCTTGCCAACAAGATAAATGGTGTGAGATTGCTAATTCGCTTAATTTAGGCGGTTTTTCACGCCAAATTGCCTTAAACAGCTACTTAGATAAACTCGCAGACAACCATCTTTCATTGGTGTTAAAGCCCAATATGGCACATTTAGATAATGTGGAATCTCGTAAAAATTTAGAAGTGGCATTGACTGAAAAAGGCTATAGCTATGATTTATCTATCGGCGACAATGCTGATAAACAAACGCCGCTGGAAATTCGTCGAGCCATTTTCAAACAACTCACTGAAGCAGCAAAATCTGCTTTGCTGAACGATGAAAAATTAATGTTACTTCGCAACGCCTTCGATGCACAAATTGATGAATCGACCATTCGAGCGGTTGCACAGAGTGAGTAA
- a CDS encoding ABC transporter permease gives MNLIGFYTLACKECHRILRIWRQTLVPPVITTTLYFLIFGKLIGGRIGEMNGVGYMEFIAPGLIMMTAITASYVNTASSFFLSKFTRDFEELLISPLSTHNIIWGYLLGSILRAGLAALLVMLVAMVFVSFNIHSFTIIALTLFLTIVAFALGGLINAVFAKSFDDVGLIPTFVLTPLTYLGGVFYSISLLPEFWQTVSKFNPIVYMINGLRYGFLGISDVPLFYTFAVLASLCVVLYIVAYSLIQRGIGLRS, from the coding sequence ATGAATTTGATCGGATTTTATACTTTAGCGTGCAAAGAGTGCCACCGTATTCTGAGAATTTGGCGACAAACCCTTGTGCCACCTGTGATTACCACTACCCTCTACTTTTTAATTTTCGGAAAATTAATTGGTGGACGTATTGGTGAGATGAATGGCGTGGGCTATATGGAATTTATTGCTCCCGGCTTAATTATGATGACGGCAATTACTGCCTCTTATGTTAATACCGCTTCGTCTTTCTTCTTAAGCAAATTTACCCGAGATTTTGAAGAACTACTGATTTCGCCCCTTTCCACCCATAACATTATTTGGGGCTATTTATTGGGTAGTATTTTACGAGCCGGCTTGGCTGCACTCTTGGTAATGTTAGTTGCAATGGTATTTGTGAGTTTTAATATTCACTCCTTTACCATCATTGCTTTAACACTGTTTTTAACTATTGTCGCCTTTGCATTAGGTGGTTTAATTAATGCGGTTTTTGCGAAATCGTTTGATGATGTAGGGTTAATTCCTACTTTCGTGCTTACGCCGCTTACTTATTTAGGTGGAGTGTTTTACTCTATTTCATTACTCCCTGAATTTTGGCAAACGGTGTCAAAATTCAATCCGATTGTCTATATGATAAACGGCTTGAGGTATGGTTTTCTCGGTATTAGTGATGTGCCACTATTTTATACATTTGCAGTATTAGCTTCCTTATGTGTGGTGCTATATATTGTGGCTTATTCATTAATTCAGCGAGGAATTGGGCTACGTTCTTAG
- a CDS encoding TusE/DsrC/DsvC family sulfur relay protein, which produces MWHFYFMSIELNNIQYPTDDAGYLKNLNDWSEQLAEKIAEKEQITLTEEHWEIIYLVREFYQEYKTSPAIRMLVKAMAQKFGEEKGNSRYLQRLFPDGPAKQATKIAGLPKPAKCL; this is translated from the coding sequence ATGTGGCATTTTTATTTTATGTCTATAGAACTGAATAATATCCAATATCCAACTGACGATGCAGGTTATTTGAAAAACCTAAATGATTGGTCTGAACAACTCGCTGAAAAAATCGCAGAAAAAGAACAAATTACATTAACGGAAGAACATTGGGAAATCATCTATTTAGTGCGAGAGTTTTACCAAGAATATAAAACCTCTCCTGCAATTAGAATGTTAGTAAAAGCAATGGCACAAAAATTTGGCGAAGAAAAAGGCAATAGCCGCTATTTACAACGCTTATTCCCAGATGGACCGGCAAAACAAGCCACTAAAATTGCGGGACTGCCGAAACCTGCGAAATGTTTATGA
- a CDS encoding ABC transporter ATP-binding protein, producing MKALELIDLVKTYPTGVKAVKGINLVVEQGDFYALLGHNGAGKSTTIGIISSLVNKTSGSVKVFGYDLDTQKVELKHQIGLVPQEFNFNQFEKVIDVLVQQAGFYGIPRKEALIRAEKWLKQLDLWEKRTHLTRELSGGMKRRVMIARALMHHPKLLILDEPTAGVDIELRRSLWDFLRDLNNQGTTIILTTHYLEEAETLCRHIGIIQNGELIENTSMKALLAKLESEVFVLDLQYSDKNQPLVIQDYPHKWIDENTLEVNVKRQQGLTNLFSQIAAQGTEVLSMRNKSNRLEELFINMAQ from the coding sequence ATGAAAGCATTAGAATTAATTGATCTTGTGAAAACCTACCCGACCGGTGTAAAAGCGGTAAAAGGGATCAACCTTGTAGTAGAGCAAGGGGATTTCTACGCTCTACTTGGGCATAACGGTGCAGGAAAATCCACCACCATTGGTATTATTAGCTCCCTTGTGAATAAAACAAGTGGTAGTGTAAAAGTGTTTGGCTACGATTTAGATACACAAAAAGTGGAATTAAAGCATCAAATCGGGCTTGTACCACAAGAGTTTAATTTTAATCAGTTTGAAAAAGTCATTGATGTGCTGGTACAACAAGCCGGTTTTTACGGTATTCCACGCAAAGAGGCTCTTATTCGTGCCGAAAAATGGTTAAAACAGCTCGATTTATGGGAAAAACGCACACATCTTACTCGTGAGCTTTCCGGCGGAATGAAACGCCGTGTGATGATTGCCAGAGCCTTAATGCATCACCCTAAACTGCTGATTTTAGATGAACCAACCGCAGGTGTGGATATTGAACTCCGCCGTTCATTGTGGGATTTTCTACGTGATCTAAACAATCAAGGCACAACCATTATTCTGACTACGCATTATCTGGAAGAGGCGGAAACCCTGTGCCGTCATATCGGTATTATTCAAAATGGTGAATTGATTGAAAATACCTCAATGAAAGCCTTGCTTGCAAAGTTAGAAAGTGAAGTGTTTGTGTTAGATTTGCAATATTCTGATAAAAATCAACCGCTTGTCATTCAAGATTATCCGCATAAATGGATTGATGAAAATACACTTGAAGTCAATGTGAAACGCCAGCAAGGGCTGACAAACCTCTTTTCGCAAATTGCGGCTCAAGGTACGGAAGTATTAAGTATGCGGAATAAATCCAACCGCTTAGAAGAACTTTTTATCAATATGGCTCAATAA
- the apt gene encoding adenine phosphoribosyltransferase, producing MSQLDLIKSSIKSIPDYPKAGIIFRDITSLLEVPEAFQATVDAIVAEFKDKGITKIVGTESRGFIFGAPVALALGVPFVLVRKPKKLPREVISQSYTLEYGEDTLEIHKDAINANDNVLMIDDLLATGGTIDATAKLIRRLGGNVEHAAFVIWLPDLGGKERLEQEGIKSFSLVSFEGH from the coding sequence ATGAGCCAATTAGATTTAATCAAATCTTCTATCAAATCTATCCCTGATTACCCTAAAGCAGGAATTATTTTCCGTGATATTACTTCTCTCTTAGAAGTGCCTGAAGCATTCCAAGCAACGGTTGATGCTATCGTGGCTGAATTTAAAGACAAAGGTATTACTAAAATTGTTGGTACAGAGTCTCGTGGTTTTATTTTCGGAGCTCCTGTTGCCTTAGCACTTGGCGTGCCTTTTGTGCTAGTTCGTAAGCCTAAAAAATTACCGCGTGAAGTAATTTCTCAATCTTATACTCTTGAATATGGTGAAGACACGTTAGAAATTCACAAAGATGCGATCAACGCTAACGACAACGTGTTGATGATCGACGACTTATTAGCAACCGGTGGCACTATTGATGCAACGGCAAAATTGATCCGTCGCTTAGGGGGTAACGTTGAACACGCTGCATTTGTGATTTGGTTACCCGATTTAGGTGGCAAAGAACGCTTAGAACAAGAAGGAATTAAATCCTTCAGTTTAGTGAGTTTTGAAGGTCATTAA
- the modA gene encoding molybdate ABC transporter substrate-binding protein — protein MKMLNQLSISTIFALTLNMAFAENVTVFAAASMNNVLQEIGQDFEKKYPEDKITFSFASSSALAKQIEQDAPADLFISADLQWLDYLAQKQSAKIKNRINLVNNELVLVAPKESQIQADNIQAVNFAKELTNSYLSVGDPAHVPAGKYAQKALTYYNLWETIEPKLARAKNVRDALSFVERGEAPLGIVYETDAKVSNKVKIVAVFPQKSYGEIVYPAAVVSEKQSAVKFLDFLQTPEAKARFEAAGFKPIE, from the coding sequence ATGAAAATGTTAAATCAATTATCTATCAGCACTATTTTTGCATTAACACTTAATATGGCATTTGCAGAAAATGTTACCGTTTTTGCTGCTGCTTCAATGAATAATGTGTTGCAAGAAATCGGGCAAGATTTTGAGAAAAAATATCCGGAAGATAAAATCACATTTTCATTTGCTTCTTCCTCTGCGTTAGCTAAACAAATTGAGCAAGATGCTCCAGCCGATCTTTTTATTTCAGCTGACTTACAATGGCTGGATTACCTCGCACAAAAACAGTCTGCTAAAATTAAAAATAGAATAAACCTAGTCAATAATGAGCTGGTTTTAGTTGCACCAAAAGAAAGTCAAATTCAAGCAGACAATATACAAGCGGTCAATTTTGCCAAAGAATTAACAAATAGTTATTTATCTGTGGGTGATCCTGCCCACGTTCCCGCTGGAAAATATGCTCAAAAAGCCTTAACTTACTATAATTTATGGGAAACGATTGAGCCAAAATTAGCTCGGGCAAAAAACGTGCGAGATGCCCTTTCTTTTGTGGAGCGAGGTGAAGCACCATTAGGCATTGTGTATGAAACCGATGCCAAAGTATCGAATAAAGTGAAAATAGTCGCAGTGTTCCCACAAAAAAGCTATGGCGAAATTGTTTACCCTGCCGCAGTGGTGAGTGAAAAGCAATCTGCCGTAAAATTTTTAGATTTTCTACAAACACCGGAAGCCAAAGCTCGATTTGAAGCCGCTGGATTTAAACCTATTGAATGA
- a CDS encoding Bax inhibitor-1 family protein — translation MENRLAHSYSTSESLISTHKVLRNTYMLLAMTLTFSAVVAFVAMQMNAPAMPWWGLLIGFYGLLFLTNATSNSSVGILSVFALTGFLGYTLGPILNRYIGAGLGDIVALAFGATALVFFACSAYVLTTKKDMSFLSGMMVALFVVLLVGIIANIFLAIPALGLALSSLFVIFSSGAILLATSNIIHGGETNYIRATVDLYVSIYNLFVSFLQIFGVLGSDD, via the coding sequence ATGGAAAATCGTTTAGCTCATAGCTACTCAACATCTGAATCACTTATTAGCACTCACAAAGTGCTACGCAATACTTATATGTTATTGGCAATGACACTGACTTTCTCAGCCGTTGTTGCTTTTGTTGCAATGCAAATGAATGCACCGGCAATGCCTTGGTGGGGATTATTAATCGGCTTTTATGGCTTACTTTTCTTAACAAATGCCACTTCAAATAGCAGTGTGGGTATCTTAAGCGTATTTGCTTTAACAGGTTTCTTGGGTTATACCTTAGGTCCTATTTTAAACCGCTACATCGGTGCAGGTTTAGGCGATATCGTTGCCCTTGCATTTGGTGCAACAGCGTTAGTTTTCTTCGCTTGTTCAGCTTATGTATTAACCACGAAAAAAGATATGAGTTTCTTAAGCGGAATGATGGTAGCATTATTTGTGGTACTATTAGTCGGCATTATCGCTAACATTTTCTTAGCGATTCCGGCACTAGGTTTAGCCTTAAGCAGCTTATTTGTTATCTTCTCAAGCGGTGCGATTTTACTCGCAACCAGCAATATTATTCACGGTGGCGAAACAAACTATATTCGTGCAACTGTTGATTTATATGTTTCTATCTATAACCTATTTGTAAGTTTCTTACAAATCTTTGGTGTATTAGGTAGCGATGATTAA